One segment of Manihot esculenta cultivar AM560-2 chromosome 4, M.esculenta_v8, whole genome shotgun sequence DNA contains the following:
- the LOC110613125 gene encoding protein GAMETE EXPRESSED 2 isoform X1 has product MAIRYLIRILGFFSLFFPAFESSTSDKAKVPNFAFSWLNDNNTFQAGDTAAIKIIVLGEFDSKGNASLDKNAFNPTLTVNGKKGNSSFVSGVFLDTAGDTSTWRITFAPIRVGVFNVFINDDPFKVFDSSLHYEALPGKIYPSVCIASWMGFLNEFEAGERATIFIVPRDAFGNDVSSTGEELNSYNFTVSVLYANGSLANVPNITHVGWNELGIISIEFIAEKAGDLLLHVKGGKQTLNGSPLPLKVNPGPLDISNCLPKWKFETNAWQIFSKMEIFIHQQDQYGNLVSGLYEFDADIVERETNLTIPVADLHFEDVVPGIQLFSFSLLEPGNFLLTISDLEHNRSISNMPFAYTVFIGYCDGSASTVNGSGLNDSIAGEISQFSVYLFDIFQYPAFVELGSIKVQIVRENDSYYVQPSIVPIINGNGPAQELSQTEISPAPSDVTMNISAGHFEVAASVFHVIYTAEKSGIYEIYAFCGNILLSGVQSFRKEVKAGKVDVSLSKIVKFSPKVPKLIENEMWVQLMDSFSNHVLSQQSLLKLEIAVNRSGFSTEMFVDNNDGSYTCQYMAKDVGTNEMCVSFDGLHLMPCPFGVNVYGGEYFPKAYDDKISVWEDESIAFDVLANDYFAGHNASIVEFSKPNCGSLLQDGQFFRYTPYQNYYGNDSFMYTISDVNGNLAFATVSIDVLNIPPQFISFPSQLQATEDMISPRYGGFSGFEIRSSDPMENISVTLRADFGTLFLSPLLMQFWDPIWGKFLVKREDDEAKSLTLEGCVDVMNLALQSIQYLGNVNFSGNDTVRFSANNKNGINEIAVPAFVQSINDPPFINVPKFIILKGKEDKSLIFDKARDEFEFCVGDPDLLNFPGKKSLFIVAFSVEVNDGFLITSLPAELIDTTELKLINNYQWQPLQTYVTISKHFMVKAHGIRFRGTINDCNLVMQQLSYHGGENGAVLTLKVNDMGNYGCYSDCTDNISMPLHVKATVNLIRKRPMSSLAVHTLGSVVIIEFLMVLSFGVVLLFFTCKCAILLVNERSSFKFQNSKQSTLRNFQKESSSADLSEKTTDLTGGCSRYLSIYHRTSSFRQRSSRHSELAESGQDIHSPSQSTKGHHLQALPDFMPLAIEKGS; this is encoded by the exons ATGGCAATTCGTTATCTCATTCGTATCTTGGGttttttttccctcttcttCCCCGCATTTGAATCTTCAACCTCAG ATAAAGCAAAAGTTCCAAATTTCGCTTTCAGTTGGTTAAATGACAACAACACATTCCAAGCTGGGGATACTGCAGCCATAAAGATCATAGTACTGGGAGAGTTTGACAGTAAAGGAAATGCTTCACTTGATAAGAATGCTTTCAATCCTACACTCACAGTGAATGGGAAGAAAGGAAATAGTTCTTTCGTTTCTGGGGTTTTCCTGGATACTGCAGGGGATACCAGTACCTGGAGAATTACTTTTGCTCCAATCAGAGTTGGGGTCTTTAATGTCTTCATCAATGATGATCCTTTCAAAGTATTTGATTCATCTCTCCATTACGAAGCTCTGCCAG GGAAAATTTATCCATCTGTCTGCATAGCGTCATGGATGggatttttaaatgagtttgaagCTGGTGAAAGAGCTACTATTTTCATTGTTCCTAGAGATGCATTTGGGAATGATGTTTCTTCAACTGGTGAAGAATTAAATTCCTATAATTTTACAGTTAGTGTGCTTTATGCGAATGGTTCCCTTGCCAATGTTCCAAACATCACTCACGTTGGTTGGAATGAGCTTGGGATTATTAGCATTGAGTTtattgcagaaaaagctggagaCCTTTTATTGCATGTGAAAGGAGGAAAGCAAACCTTGAATGGCTCTCCACTTCCGTTGAAAGTGAATCCAG GTCCTCTAGACATTTCCAATTGCCTGCCAAAATGGAAGTTTGAGACAAATGCTTGGCAAATATTTTCCAAAATGGAAATTTTTATACATCAACAAGATCAGTATGGGAACCTTGTTTCTGGACTATATGAATTTGATGCTGATATTGTTGAAAGAGAGACAAATCTGACTATACCAGTTGCAGATTTGCACTTTGAAGATGTGGTTCCAGGAATACAGTTATTCTCTTTCAGTCTATTAGAACCGGGAAACTTCTTGCTCACTATATCTGATTTGGAGCATAATAGAAGCATCTCCAATATGCCGTTTGCTTATACTGTCTTTATAG GTTATTGTGATGGATCAGCCAGCACTGTCAACGGATCTGGTTTAAATGATTCCATTGCTGGTGAAATTTCACAGTTTTCAGTCTATTTGTTTGACATTTTTCAATATCCTGCTTTCGTTGAACTAGGAAGCATTAAAGTGCAGATTGTAAGGGAAAATGATTCCTATTATGTGCAGCCAAGCATTGTTCCAATCATCAATG GAAATGGACCTGCTCAAGAACTCAGCCAGACAGAAATTTCTCCAGCACCATCTGATGTTACAATGAACATT tctGCTGGACACTTTGAAGTTGCAGCCAGTGTTTTTCATGTGATTTATACTGCTGAGAAGAGTGGGATATATGAAATATATGCATTTTGTGGAAATATTTTACTGAGTGGTGTTCAATCATTCAGAAAGGAAGTTAAAGCAG GTAAGGTTGATGTATCTCTTTCAAAAATTGTGAAATTTTCTCCCAAGGTGCCAAAGCTGATTGAAAATGAAATGTGGGTGCAACTAATGGATTCATTTTCTAATCATGTCTTGTCCCAACAGTCACTGCTAAAACTAGAGATTGCTGTAAATAGGTCTGGTTTTTCAACAGAAATGTTTGTTGATAATAATGATGGGTCATATACTTGTCAATATATGGCTAAGGATGTTGGAACCAATGAGATGTGTGTTTCATTTGATGGCTTACATCTCATGCCCTGCCCCTTTGGAGTCAATGTGTATGGTG GTGAATATTTTCCTAAGGCTTATGATGATAAAATATCTGTTTGGGAGGATGAGTCTATTGCTTTTGATGTTTTAGCAAATGACTACTTTGCTGGACATAATGCAAGCATTGTTGAATTCTCgaaa CCAAATTGTGGTTCACTTTTACAGGATGGACAGTTCTTTAGATACACCCCCTATCAAAATTATTATGGGAATGACTCTTTTATGTATACAATATCAGATGTAAATGGCAATCTTGCTTTTGCTACTGTAAGCATTGATGTCCTCAATATCCCGCCCCAGTTTATTTCATTTCCAAGTCAGCTGCAAGCAACTGAGGACATGATAAGCCCTAGATATGG TGGTTTCTCAGGGTTTGAGATTAGGTCTTCTGATCCAATGGAGAACATTTCTGTCACTCTTAGAGCAGACTTTGGGACTCTGTTTTTATCGCCCCTGCTGATGCAATTTTGGGATCCAATTTGGGGGAAATTTTTAGTTAAGAGAGAAGATGATGAAGCAAAGAGTTTGACCTTAGAGGGATGTGTAGATGTGATGAATCTAGCACTTCAGTCAATTCAATATCTCGG AAATGTGAATTTCAGCGGCAATGATACTGTTCGTTTTTCTGCCAACAACAAGAATGGGATAAATGAGATTGCAGTTCCAGCTTTTGTACAATCTATCAATGATCCTCCATTTATTAACGTCCccaaatttatcatattaaagGGAAAGGAGGATAAGTCGCTGATCTTTGACAAAGCTAGGGACGAGTTTGAGTTCTGTGTTGGAGATCCAGATCTTCTTAATTTCCCTG GCAAAAAGTCTCTCTTTATAGTCGCATTTTCTGTTGAAGTTAATGATGGATTTCTAATAACCAGCCTACCAGCTGAACTTATAGATACAACTGAACTGAAGCTAATTAATAACTATCAGTGGCAACCTCTTCAGACATATGTTACTatttcaaaacattttatggTCAAAGCTCATGGAATCAGATTTAGGGGGACAATTAATGATTGCAACCTTGTCATGCAACAACTCTCATATCAT GGTGGAGAAAATGGTGCTGTTTTGACGTTGAAAGTAAATGATATGGGAAATTATGGTTGTTATTCTGATTGTACTGACAATATCTCAATGCCATTGCACGTTAAGGCTACTGTGAATCTTATCCGAAAAAGGCCAATGAGTTCATTGGCAGTTCACA CCCTTGGATCAGTtgttattattgaatttcttaTGGTTCTCTCTTTTGGAGTAGTACTTCTATTCTTCACATGTAAATGTGCAATTCTTCTTGTAAATGAAAGAAGCAGCTTCAAATTCCAAAACTCTAAGCAGTCTACTCTGCGAAATTTTCAGAAGGAATCT TCAAGTGCTGATTTATCTGAGAAAACAACTGACTTAACTGGTGGTTGTTCTCGATATCTTTCTATTTACCATCGAACTTCCAGCTTTCGACAACG CTCTAGCCGTCACTCTGAACTAGCAGAATCTGGCCAGGATATACATAGCCCCTCTCAATCTACTAAAGGTCATCATCTACAGGCTCTACCTGATTTTATGCCACTTGCTATTGAGAAGGGCTCGTAA